A single genomic interval of Lathyrus oleraceus cultivar Zhongwan6 chromosome 7, CAAS_Psat_ZW6_1.0, whole genome shotgun sequence harbors:
- the LOC127107258 gene encoding 26S proteasome non-ATPase regulatory subunit 1 homolog A gives MATTLVSSAGGMLAMLNESHLSLKLHALSNLNNLVDSFWPEISTSVPLIESLYEDEEFDQHQRQLAALLVSKVFYYLGELNDSLSYALGAGPLFDVSEDSDYVHTLLAKAIDEYASLKSKAAESSDESIKVDPRLEAIVERLLDKCIVDGKYQQAMGTAIECRRLDKLEEAITKSDNVQGTLSYCIHVSHSFVSLREYRQEVLRLLVKVFQKLPSPDYLSICQCLMFLDVPEGVASILEKLLRSEYKDDSLLAFQIAFDLVENEHQAFLLNVRDRLALPKSQPSEPVEPKPSDADSTQNAGVNGADDVPMVDGESSSAVSVPEDPSEKLYAERLSKIKGILSGETSIQLTLQFLYSHNKSDLLILKTIKQSVEMRNSVCHSATIYANAIMHAGTTVDTFLRENLDWLSRATNWAKFSATAGLGVIHRGHLQQGRSLMAPYLPQGGTGGGGSPYSEGGALYALGLIHANHGEGIKQFLRDSLRSTTVEVIQHGACLGLGLASLGTADEDIYEEIKNVLYTDSAVAGEAAGISMGLLMVGTGSDKANEMLTYAHETQHEKIIRGLALGIALTVYGREEEADTLIEQMTRDQDPILRYGGMYALALAYSGTANNKAIRQLLHFAVSDVSDDVRRTAVLALGFVLYSDPEQTPRIVSLLSESYNPHVRYGAALAVGISCAGTGLSEAISLLEPLTSDVVDFVRQGALIAMAMVMVQISEASDSRVGTFRRQLEKIILDKHEDTMSKMGAILASGILDAGGRNVTIRLLSKTKHDKITAVVGLAVFSQFWYWYPLIYFISLAFSPTALIGLNYDLKSPKFEFLSHAKPSLFEYPKPTTVPTTTSTVKLPTAVLSTSAKAKARASKKAEEQKASAEVASGPDSTSASSAGKGKSSSEKDGEAMQVDSPAEKKSEPEPSFEILTNPARVVPAQEKFVKFLQDSRYVPVKLAPSGFVLLKDLRPTEPEVLAITDTPASTTSTAGASGTGLQSSSSAMAVDEEPQPPQPFEYTS, from the exons ATGGCGACGACGTTGGTGAGCTCTGCCGGTGGTATGTTGGCGATGCTCAACGAGTCTCATCTCTCGCTCAAGCTTCACGCTCTCTCTAACCTCAACAATTTGGTTGACAGCTTCTGGCCTGAGATCTCCACCAGTGTTCCCCTCAT AGAGAGTTTGTATGAAGATGAGGAGTTTGATCAGCACCAAAGGCAACTCGCTGCACTGCTTGTATCAAAG GTCTTTTATTACCTGGGGGAGCTGAATGACTCATTATCATATGCCCTTGGAGCTGGTCCTCTGTTTGATGTTTCAGAGGATTCTGACTATGTCCACACTCTTCTAG CTAAAGCTATAGATGAATACGCTAGTCTCAAGTCTAAGGCAGCGGAGTCAAGTGATGAATCTATCAAAGTGGACCCAAGGCTTGAAGCAATTGTGGAGAGATTGTTGGATAA GTGTATAGTGGACGGAAAATACCAACAAGCTATGGGAACTGCCATTGAATGCAGGAGATTAGATAAACTTGAGGAAGCAATTACGAAGAGTGACAATGTTCAAGGAACTCTATCATACTGCATTCATGTCTCTCATTCCTTTGTGAGCCTTAGAGAATACAGACAAGAG GTTCTCCGTCTCCTTGTTAAAGTATTTCAAAAGCTTCCTTCACCAGATTATCTGAGCATTTGTCAGTGTCTTATGTTCTTGGATGTGCCGGAGGGTGTTGCGAGCATTTTGGAAAAACTTCTACGTTCTGAATATAAAGACGATTCTCTTTTGGCATTTCAAATAGCTTTTGATTTGGTAGAGAACGAGCATCAAGCTTTTCTTCTAAATGTTAGAGATCGCCTTGCATTGCCAAAGTCTCAACCTTCAGAACCTGTAGAGCCAAAGCCCAGTGATGCAGATTCTACTCAGAATGCTGGTGTGAATGGAGCAGATGATGTTCCAATGGTTGATGGTGAATCGTCTTCTGCTGTCAGTGTGCCTGAGGATCCAAGTGAGAAGTTGTATGCTGAGAGGTTAAGCAAAATAAAGGGAATTTTGTCTGGGGAAACTTCAATACAGCTGACTCTGCAGTTCCTTTACAGTCATAACAA ATCTGACCTCCTTATTCTGAAGACTATAAAGCAGTCTGTCGAGATGAGAAATAGTGTCTGCCACAGTGCTACAATCTACGCCAATGCAATAATGCATGCTGGAACAACTGTGGATACTTTCCTGCGAGAAAATTTG GATTGGTTGAGCAGAGCTACAAACTGGGCTAAATTTAGTGCAACAGCTGGACTTGGTGTTATCCATAGAGGTCATTTGCAGCAGGGAAGATCACTGATGGCACCGTACTTGCCTCAGGGTGGTACAGGTGGTGGTGGTAGTCCATACTCAGAAGGTGGTGCTCTCTATGCCCTTGGTCTGATTCACGCCAACCATGGAGAGGGCATCAAACAATTCCTTCGCGATAGCTTGCGCAGTACTACCGTTGAG GTCATTCAACATGGTGCATGTTTGGGTCTTGGATTGGCATCCCTAGGAACTGCTGACGAGGATATTTATgaagaaataaaaaatgttctcTACACTGATAGTGCTGTTGCTGGCGAAGCTGCTGGAATCAGTATGGGCTTACTCATGGTTGGAACAGGCAGTGATAAGGCAAATGAAATGCTCACTTATGCACATGAGACACAACATGAAAAGATTATAAG AGGGTTAGCGCTGGGAATTGCCCTTACGGTTTACGGAAGAGAAGAAGAAGCTGATACTTTAATTGAGCAGATGACTCGGGATCAGGATCCAATTTTACGTTATGGTGGCATGTATGCACTGGCTTTGGCCTATAGTGGAACAGCAAACAATAAGGCCATTAGGCAATTACTGCACTTTGCTGTGTCTGATGTGAGTGATGATGTTAGGAGGACTGCGGTCCTAGCATTAGGATTTGTTTTATACTCGGATCCAGAGCAG ACTCCGCGAATTGTTTCTCTCCTATCCGAATCCTACAATCCACATGTTCGTTATGGAGCGGCTCTTGCTGTGGGTATTTCCTGTGCGGGTACAGGTCTCAGTGAAGCCATATCTTTGCTGGAGCCTTTGACATCGGATGTCGTTGATTTTGTTCGTCAGGGGGCCCTCATAGCAATGGCAATGGTCATGGTTCAGATTAGTGAAGCTAGTGATTCACGTGTTGGAACTTTCAG GCGACAATTGGAGAAAATTATACTGGACAAGCATGAGGATACCATGAGCAAGATGGGGGCAATTTTGGCCTCTGGAATACTTGATGCTGGCGGTAGAAATGTGACCATAAGACTACTTTCTAAGACAAAGCATGATAAAATTACTGCAGTGGTTGGTCTTGCAGTTTTCAGCCAGTTTTGGTATTGGTACCCTCTTATCTATTTCATTAGCTTGGCTTTTTCACCAACGGCTCTTATCGGCCTCAACTATGATCTGAAATCTCCAAAGTTTGAGTTCTTGTCACATGCAAAGCCTTCACTTTTTGAATACCCTAAGCCTACTACTGTTCCCACCACTACGTCAACTGTTAAACTTCCAACAGCTGTTTTGTCGACATCAGCTAAAGCCAAAGCTAGGGCTAGTAAGAAAGCTGAAGAACAGAAGGCTAGTGCTGAAGTTGCATCTGGTCCTGACTCTACATCAGCTTCAAGTGCTGGAAAAGGGAAGTCTTCAAGTGAGAAGGATGGAGAAGCAATGCAG GTTGATAGCCCAGCGGAGAAGAAATCAGAGCCCGAGCCTTCTTTTGAGATTCTAACAAATCCAGCGAGAGTGGTTCCTGCTCAGGAGAAGTTTGTTAAATTTTTGCAGGACAGCAGATATGTTCCAGTTAAGTTGGCACCTTCGGGATTTGTACTTCTTAAAGACTTGCGTCCTACTGAGCCTGAAGTCCTCGCCATCACTGATACACCTGCATCTACCACATCAACTGCTGGTGCATCAGGAACAGGATTGCAGAGTTCTTCATCAGCAATGGCTGTGGATGAGGAACCTCAACCTCCTCAACCATTTGAGTACACCTCATAA
- the LOC127107259 gene encoding histidine kinase 4 — protein sequence MSLRLKMQNHHRHPLALSRLQEQTGNKRYTFIQAHRGWLLRFLLLWILLMAVISYCIYSNMDVDSKVRRKEVLGSLCDQRARMLQDQFSVSVNHVHALAILVSTFHYYRNPSAIDQETFAEYTARTAFERPLLSGVAYAQRVVNSERERFEKQHGVVIKTMEREASQVRDEYAPVIFAQETVSYLESIDMMSGEEDRENIMRARATGKAVLTSPFRLLGSHHLGVVLTFPVYKSKLPPNPTTEELIKATAGYVGGSFDVESLVENLLGQLAGHQAILVNVYDITNFTDPLIMYGNQYEEGDVSLVHESKLDFGDPYRKHQMICRYHQKAPTNWVALTTAFLFFVILLLVGYILYGAGNHIVKVEDDFHEMEELKVRAEAADVAKSQFLATVSHEIRTPMNGILGMLGLLLRTELNSTQRDYAQTAQACGKALIALINEVLDRAKIEAGKLELEAVPFDLRSILDDVLSLFSEKSRHKGLELAVFVSDKVPDIVMGDPGRFRQIVTNLVGNSVKFTERGHIFVKVHLAENRKSAMNGKFETFRNGGSEEVMHISGGYNLKTLSGCEAADERNNWDNFKHLIADEEFFCDTSTKKVATNESYEQVTLMVCVEDTGVGIPFSAQDRIFMPFVQADSSTSRNYGGTGIGLSISKCLVELMGGEINFISRPQVGSTFSFTADFKIFKKNLIPNVKKVNYEDLPSSFGGLKAIVVDGKPVRAAVTRYHLKRLGIQAKVANAINKAVSLCGKNGSLTTGLFQPDIIFVEKDSWVCGEDVRQLDWKQNGHIFKMPQMILLATNISNDEFDRVKSAGFSDTVIMKPLRASMVGACLQQVLGTGKKRQLGKEMPNGSTSVRSLLFGKKILVVDDNGVNRRVAAGALKNFGADVKCADSGKAALEMLQFPHDFDACFMDIQMPEMDGFEATRRIRGMEGNEKTNGEFHLPILAMTADVIHATYEECLKCGMDGYVSKPFEEENLYQAVAKFFKTKATSTTIDS from the exons ATGAGTCTTCGGTTGAAGATGCAGAATCATCATCGCCATCCTTTGGCTTTGTCGAGGTTACAAGAACAAACGGGGAACAAACGATACACGTTCATTCAAGCGCATAGAGGTTGGCTTTTGAGGTTTTTGTTGCTATGGATTCTTCTGATGGCGGTAATTAGTTATTGTATCTATAGCAATATGGATGTGGATTCTAAAGTTAGAAGGAAAGAGGTTTTGGGGAGTCTTTGTGATCAAAGGGCTAGAATGTTGCAGGATCAGTTCAGTGTTAGTGTTAACCATGTTCATGCTCTTGCCATTCTTGTTTCGACTTTTCATTATTACCGAAACCCTTCTGCTATAGACCAG GAAACCTTTGCGGAATATACGGCTAGGACTGCGTTTGAAAGGCCGTTACTTAGTGGAGTAGCGTATGCGCAGAGAGTGGTTAATTCGGAAAGGGAGCGATTTGAGAAGCAACATGGAGTGGTTATAAAGACAATGGAAAGAGAGGCTTCGCAGGTTAGAGATGAGTATGCACCGGTCATATTTGCTCAAGAAACTGTCTCTTATCTCGAGTCTATTGATATGATGTCTGGCGAG GAGGACCGAGAAAACATTATGAGAGCTCGAGCTACTGGGAAAGCCGTTCTGACTAGTCCTTTTAGGCTGTTGGGTTCTCATCATCTTGGTGTGGTTTTAACATTTCCTGTTTACAAATCGAAGCTTCCTCCAAATCCAACAACCGAAGAGCTCATTAAAGCGACGGCAGG ATATGTCGGAGGATCCTTTGATGTTGAGTCCCTTGTGGAGAATTTACTCGGTCAACTTGCTGGTCACCAAGCAATTTTGGTGAATGTATATGATATCACGAACTTTACTGACCCTCTTATCATGTACGGCAACCAATACGAAGAAGGTGATGTTTCTCTTGTTCATGAAAGTAAGCTTGATTTCGGAGATCCATACCGGAAACATCAAATGATATGTAG GTATCACCAGAAGGCACCGACAAATTGGGTAGCTCTTACCACTGCATTCCTATTCTTTGTCATTCTTTTGTTAGTCGGTTACATTTTATACGGTGCTGGCAATCATATTGTCAAAGTAGAGGACGATTTCCATGAAATGGAGGAATTGAAAGTTCGAGCTGAAGCAGCTGATGTTGCCAAGTCACAG TTTCTAGCTACTGTCTCTCATGAAATTAGAACACCGATGAATGGCATTTTAG GAATGCTTGGTCTGCTTCTACGCACGGAATTGAATTCTACCCAACGGGATTATGCTCAGACAGCTCAAGCATGTGGGAAGGCACTGATAGCATTAATAAATGAAGTACTTGACCGAGCTAAAATCGAAGCTGGAAAGTTAGAGCTAGAAGCGGTTCCATTTGACCTTCGTTCCATACTCGACGATGTCCTTTCTCTCTTTTCCGAGAAGTCTAGACACAAAGGTTTAGAG CTGGCAGTGTTTGTTTCTGATAAAGTTCCGGATATTGTTATGGGGGATCCTGGGAGATTCCGACAAATAGTAACGAATCTTGTCGGAAATTCTGTTAAA TTCACCGAGCGAGGACATATATTCGTTAAAGTCCATTTAGCTGAAAATAGAAAGTCCGCAATGAATGGAAAATTCGAGACTTTTCGAAACGGAGGATCTGAAGAAGTTATGCATATATCCGGTGGCTATAATCTCAAAACCTTGAGTGGATGTGAAGCGGCTGATGAGCGCAACAACTGGGATAATTTTAAGCATCTAATTGCCGATGAAGAGTTTTTCTGCGACACATCGACTAAAAAAGTGGCCACTAACGAATCTTATGAGCAAGTAACTTTGATGGTCTGTGTCGAGGACACTGGAGTTGGAATCCCATTCTCGGCACAAGATAGGATTTTCATGCCATTTGTGCAGGCGGATAGCTCAACTTCTAGAAACTACGGTGGTACCGGCATCGGCTTGAGTATCAGTAAATGCCTGGTTGAACTTATGGGCGGTGAAATAAACTTTATAAGCCGGCCGCAGGTTGGAAGCACTTTTTCATTTACCGCGGATTTTAAAATATTTAAGAAGAATTTAATACCCAACGTGAAGAAGGTTAATTATGAAGATCTACCTTCGAGTTTCGGAGGACTTAAAGCCATTGTGGTTGATGGAAAGCCTGTCAGAGCTGCCGTAACTCGATATCATTTGAAGAGACTTGGGATACAAGCTAAAGTCGCAAATGCCATCAATAAAGCTGTTTCTTTATGCGGGAAAAACGGTTCTTTGACTACAGG ATTATTCCAGCCTGATATTATTTTTGTCGAGAAAGATTCATGGGTTTGTGGAGAGGATGTGCGGCAACTAGATTGGAAGCAAAACGGACACATATTTAAGATGCCTCAAATGATCCTTCTTGCGACGAATATCAGCAACGACGAATTCGACAGAGTGAAATCCGCAGGTTTCAGTGACACGGTGATCATGAAGCCGCTGAGAGCGAGTATGGTGGGAGCTTGTCTTCAGCAAGTTTTGGGGACAGGCAAGAAGAGACAGCTAGGAAAAGAAATGCCTAACGGTTCAACTTCCGTTCGAAGCCTTCTTTTCGGAAAGAAAATTTTGGTGGTTGATGACAATGGAGTGAACCGTAGAGTAGCTGCGGGCGCGCTGAAAAATTTCGGAGCCGACGTGAAGTGCGCAGATAGCGGCAAAGCTGCTCTTGAAATGCTTCAATTCCCGCACGATTTTGACGCTTGCTTCATGGATATTCAAATGCCCGAAATGGACGG ATTTGAAGCGACTCGACGAATTCGGGGGATGGAGGGGAACGAGAAGACGAACGGTGAGTTCCACTTACCGATATTGGCGATGACGGCGGATGTAATCCATGCAACATATGAAGAGTGTTTGAAATGTGGAATGGATGGATATGTGTCAAAACCATTTGAAGAAGAGAATCTTTATCAAGCAGTTGCAAAGTTTTTCAAAACAAAAGCTACTAGTACCACAATAGATTCATAA